The following are encoded in a window of Roseimaritima ulvae genomic DNA:
- a CDS encoding lipase family protein: MSYLTTAHESVLCIHGTFAASESDHGRGWWQRGSVFWQRFAGKLPRGTGMLEDSETLFHWSGANTERDREQAAANLLAELQRRDAAARPYHLIGHSHGGSLIWAALRMACRRGVVLKGLRSWSTVGTPFLNKKSLKMLRWSSALRCVAGLLLAGPCVYLAAHLGRSIAAQPLAAYTSLQACGSLCLFVACLYVTLCMLSMVATPLLESWQIRQDEQLDRKAMELYGDRWMGLWSPDDEAINGLRATLDLPLSFVGRYAPREQVFASDRLHALGRPHQWLLGLFYNGVMQPVLNRIVTAQVIKTLQGNNRPGGKIVAVHPWPTENILGRPYPQLPGWLCERLVQRADQGARNMAPKLRQLLASSPLTATARLTESVSGSELVHTSYFDDEDVVSLLALHIAWATDNRSYLGQVNERWPQGVIWFSRFKASLGVRVSTAPQRGMTWEAETQRERDRRPAEVLSMYAEIEDLVRDEPVHDQPVRRKVA, translated from the coding sequence ATGTCGTACCTTACCACCGCCCACGAATCCGTCCTCTGCATTCACGGAACCTTTGCCGCCTCGGAAAGCGACCACGGTCGCGGTTGGTGGCAGCGGGGCAGCGTGTTCTGGCAGCGATTTGCCGGCAAGTTGCCTCGGGGCACGGGAATGCTGGAGGATTCCGAAACCCTGTTCCATTGGTCGGGCGCCAATACCGAACGCGATCGCGAGCAGGCGGCGGCGAACTTGCTCGCCGAACTGCAGCGTCGCGATGCCGCCGCGCGGCCCTACCATTTGATCGGCCACAGCCACGGTGGGTCGCTGATCTGGGCCGCCCTGCGCATGGCTTGTCGCCGCGGCGTGGTGCTCAAGGGACTCCGCAGTTGGTCCACCGTCGGGACGCCGTTTCTTAACAAGAAATCATTGAAAATGCTGCGTTGGAGCAGTGCCTTGCGGTGCGTCGCGGGGTTGCTGTTGGCCGGTCCCTGCGTCTACTTGGCCGCCCATCTGGGGCGTTCGATTGCGGCCCAGCCCCTGGCAGCCTACACCTCGCTACAGGCCTGCGGCTCGCTGTGCCTGTTTGTCGCTTGCCTGTACGTCACGCTGTGTATGCTGTCGATGGTGGCGACGCCGTTGCTGGAGTCTTGGCAAATTCGGCAAGACGAACAGTTAGACCGCAAGGCGATGGAGCTATACGGCGACCGCTGGATGGGTCTGTGGTCGCCCGATGATGAAGCCATCAATGGGTTGCGCGCGACGTTGGATCTGCCACTGTCCTTTGTCGGCCGCTATGCCCCCCGCGAACAAGTATTCGCCTCGGACCGCCTGCACGCTTTGGGCCGCCCGCACCAATGGCTGCTGGGATTGTTTTATAACGGCGTCATGCAGCCGGTACTGAATCGCATCGTGACCGCTCAGGTGATCAAAACGCTGCAGGGCAACAATCGGCCGGGCGGCAAAATCGTGGCCGTGCATCCCTGGCCGACCGAGAACATTTTGGGGCGACCGTACCCCCAGTTGCCCGGTTGGCTATGTGAGCGTTTGGTTCAACGTGCCGACCAGGGGGCCCGCAATATGGCGCCCAAGCTGCGGCAGTTGTTGGCCAGCTCGCCGTTAACCGCGACCGCTCGCTTAACCGAATCGGTGTCCGGCAGCGAACTGGTTCACACGTCGTACTTCGACGACGAAGATGTGGTCAGTCTGCTGGCCCTGCATATCGCTTGGGCGACCGACAATCGCAGCTACCTGGGCCAGGTCAATGAACGCTGGCCGCAGGGAGTGATCTGGTTCAGCCGCTTTAAGGCTTCGCTGGGGGTTCGCGTTTCGACGGCTCCGCAACGAGGCATGACTTGGGAGGCGGAAACGCAACGCGAGCGGGACCGTCGCCCGGCTGAGGTGCTGAGCATGTACGCCGAAATCGAAGATCTGGTACGCGACGAACCTGTGCATGACCAGCCTGTACGTCGCAAAGTGGCGTAA
- the nagB gene encoding glucosamine-6-phosphate deaminase, whose protein sequence is MRVVIVDDAEAAACRAAQEIAALVRQKPDAVLGLATGGTPVRCYRELIRLHQHDGLDFAAVRSFNLDEYLGLPADHPQSYRRFMQENLFDHLNIPCEQTHVPDGMASDIDAFCQQYEQQIQAAGGIDLQLLGIGSDGHIAFNEPGSSLASRTRLKSLAAETVRDNARFFGSEADVPKLAITMGVGTIMESKQCLLLATGANKATAVREAIEGAVTARVTASALQMHPHTIAVLDAPAAAQLEFADYYREAERLNESVRNTPAH, encoded by the coding sequence GTGCGAGTGGTGATAGTGGATGATGCGGAAGCGGCAGCCTGCCGTGCCGCCCAAGAGATTGCGGCTTTGGTCCGCCAAAAACCCGATGCCGTCCTCGGCCTGGCGACCGGCGGGACCCCCGTTCGCTGCTATCGCGAATTGATCCGCCTGCATCAACACGATGGGCTCGATTTCGCCGCCGTTAGATCTTTTAACCTGGACGAATATCTCGGGTTGCCGGCAGATCACCCGCAGAGCTATCGTCGCTTCATGCAAGAGAATTTATTCGATCACCTGAACATCCCTTGCGAGCAAACCCATGTGCCCGATGGCATGGCCAGCGACATCGACGCCTTCTGCCAACAATACGAACAGCAAATCCAGGCAGCCGGCGGCATCGACCTGCAACTGTTGGGAATCGGCAGCGACGGCCACATCGCATTCAATGAACCCGGATCTTCGCTGGCCAGCCGCACCCGGTTGAAGTCGCTGGCCGCGGAAACCGTGCGCGATAACGCTCGCTTCTTTGGCAGCGAAGCCGATGTGCCCAAGCTGGCGATCACGATGGGCGTGGGCACGATCATGGAATCCAAACAGTGCCTGCTGTTGGCTACCGGCGCAAATAAAGCGACCGCGGTCCGCGAAGCGATCGAGGGCGCCGTCACGGCTCGCGTGACCGCTTCGGCCCTGCAAATGCACCCCCACACCATCGCCGTCTTGGACGCGCCAGCCGCCGCTCAACTGGAATTCGCCGACTACTACCGCGAAGCCGAACGCTTGAACGAATCGGTACGCAACACGCCCGCTCACTAA
- a CDS encoding rhomboid family intramembrane serine protease: MRKFGTLSDESTANRLIDYLLTQQIHATANAADDPAEGWELWVREEDQLPKARQILAQYQASPEASQYVAAAAEAKQIRKQNEAAAKQRAKLVRKMPRSNLMDIRSRPIPFTIAVIVIASIAGLITNFGNPPSDGLRYEENANGTIEVPEQSFGLALFRNMMMIDPLAYEYGNQRAGNRDPLDRIRRGEVWRLITPAFLHGSIMHLAFNMLMMYSLGGILERLHGTVFLILLFLITGVVATLAQAYTPAALGGSPLQLGASGVIFGLFGYLWVRPMLQPSFPVRIPQSSVVIILGWGLLCMTPIIPNVANAAHVGGLVAGIAVVPLAIRLWPFP; encoded by the coding sequence ATGCGGAAGTTCGGTACCCTTTCCGACGAATCGACCGCCAATCGATTAATCGATTATCTGCTCACCCAACAGATCCACGCGACCGCCAATGCCGCGGACGATCCGGCGGAAGGTTGGGAGCTGTGGGTGCGCGAAGAGGATCAGCTTCCCAAAGCTCGGCAAATCCTTGCTCAGTACCAAGCCAGCCCCGAGGCGTCACAGTATGTCGCCGCGGCTGCCGAGGCGAAGCAGATTCGCAAACAAAACGAGGCCGCGGCGAAACAGCGGGCGAAGCTGGTTCGCAAGATGCCGCGCAGCAATCTGATGGACATCCGCTCTCGCCCCATTCCCTTTACCATCGCCGTAATCGTGATCGCCTCCATCGCGGGGCTGATCACCAATTTCGGCAATCCTCCCAGCGATGGTCTGAGGTATGAGGAAAACGCCAACGGCACCATCGAGGTACCGGAACAATCGTTCGGCTTGGCGTTGTTTCGCAATATGATGATGATCGATCCCTTGGCTTACGAATACGGCAATCAACGAGCTGGCAACCGCGACCCACTGGACCGGATTCGTCGCGGCGAAGTCTGGAGGCTGATCACGCCGGCCTTCCTGCATGGCAGTATCATGCACCTGGCCTTCAACATGTTGATGATGTACTCGCTGGGCGGCATCCTGGAACGACTGCACGGTACGGTGTTCTTGATACTGCTGTTTTTGATCACCGGAGTGGTGGCCACCCTGGCGCAGGCCTATACCCCCGCCGCGTTGGGCGGCAGCCCGCTACAGCTTGGCGCCTCGGGCGTGATCTTTGGGCTGTTCGGCTACCTCTGGGTACGTCCGATGCTGCAACCCAGTTTCCCCGTGCGGATTCCGCAAAGCAGTGTCGTCATCATCCTGGGCTGGGGCCTGTTGTGTATGACGCCGATCATTCCCAACGTGGCCAACGCGGCTCACGTTGGCGGCTTGGTGGCGGGGATCGCCGTGGTCCCGTTGGCGATCCGGCTCTGGCCCTTTCCTTGA